From the Halomonas meridiana genome, one window contains:
- a CDS encoding ABC transporter ATP-binding protein: MVTTPLSNDASSASSAVPPPARAQGKAPRFAEDIVLEVKRLSKRFDDALAVDDVNLQVKRGEIFALLGGSGSGKSTLLRMLAGFETPSEGRILLSGENITEMPPHKRPINMMFQSYALFPHMTVAQNIAFGLKQDKLPKAEIDARVAQMLKLVHMERFAKRKPHQLSGGQRQRVALARSLAKRPKLLLLDEPMGALDKKLRTEMQLEVVEIIEQVGVTCIMVTHDQEEAMTMADRVAIMADGWIEQVGSPVDIYESPASRMVAEFVGTVNLFEGEIIEDAADHCRIESPALSRPIYIDHGITTQAVDRRVWAALRPEKIWLTREQPTCEYNWEAGKVDDIAYLGGYSLYYVRTASGQMIKVSMANTERRGDRPTWEDSVYVYWEDHSAIVLNR; the protein is encoded by the coding sequence TATCGTTTTAGAGGTCAAGCGTTTGAGCAAGCGATTCGATGATGCGCTTGCCGTGGATGACGTGAATTTACAGGTAAAGCGCGGCGAAATTTTTGCCCTGCTGGGCGGCTCGGGGTCGGGTAAGTCGACGCTGCTGCGCATGCTGGCCGGGTTCGAAACGCCCAGTGAAGGGCGCATTTTGTTGAGTGGCGAGAACATCACCGAGATGCCGCCACACAAGCGTCCCATCAACATGATGTTTCAGTCGTATGCCCTGTTTCCGCATATGACCGTGGCCCAAAACATCGCCTTCGGCCTGAAGCAGGACAAGCTACCCAAAGCTGAAATCGATGCGCGGGTTGCCCAGATGCTCAAACTGGTGCACATGGAGCGCTTCGCCAAGCGTAAGCCTCACCAGCTCTCGGGTGGTCAGCGTCAGCGTGTGGCTTTGGCCCGCTCGCTCGCCAAGCGACCCAAGCTGCTGCTTCTCGATGAGCCCATGGGCGCACTGGATAAAAAGCTGCGTACCGAAATGCAGTTGGAAGTGGTCGAGATCATCGAGCAGGTAGGCGTGACCTGCATCATGGTGACCCACGACCAGGAAGAAGCCATGACCATGGCGGATCGGGTGGCGATCATGGCCGATGGCTGGATCGAGCAAGTCGGCTCGCCAGTGGATATTTATGAAAGTCCCGCTAGCCGTATGGTGGCCGAATTCGTGGGCACGGTGAACCTGTTCGAAGGCGAGATCATCGAAGACGCCGCCGATCATTGCCGCATCGAATCACCGGCGCTGTCTCGGCCGATTTACATCGACCACGGCATCACCACGCAAGCGGTGGACCGTCGGGTGTGGGCAGCGCTGCGCCCCGAGAAAATCTGGCTGACTCGCGAACAGCCGACGTGTGAGTACAACTGGGAAGCAGGCAAAGTGGACGATATCGCCTATTTGGGCGGCTACTCGCTCTACTACGTGCGCACCGCCTCAGGGCAGATGATCAAGGTGAGCATGGCCAACACCGAGCGTCGCGGCGACCGTCCCACCTGGGAGGATAGCGTGTACGTTTATTGGGAAGACCATAGCGCTATCGTGCTGAACCGCTAA
- a CDS encoding ABC transporter permease subunit: MMPSRIAGVIKRMQLGRRAVIAFPLVWLTLFFLLPFALVLKISLSESAIAIPPYGPLVEYADQTLNIFLNVGNYLFLLSDSLYVAAYWGSIKTAFIATAVCLLIGYPMAYAMARAPGRWQLILLLLVMLPSWTSFLIRVYAWMGILSNSGLINNLLIGLGIIDSPLQMMNTHFSVIVGIVYAYLPFMVLPLYAHLTRLDNSLLEAASDLGSRKFNTFLKVTLPLSMGGIIAGSMLVFIPAVGEFVIPELLGGPDTLMIGKVLWEEFFLNRDWPVASALAMVMLLLLLVPIVWFHRYQSRELEE, translated from the coding sequence ATGATGCCATCTCGCATTGCAGGCGTGATCAAGCGGATGCAGCTAGGCCGTCGCGCTGTGATTGCGTTCCCGCTGGTGTGGCTCACGCTGTTTTTCCTGCTCCCGTTTGCGCTGGTGCTGAAAATCAGCCTGTCAGAGTCAGCGATTGCCATACCGCCCTATGGGCCGCTGGTGGAGTATGCCGACCAAACGCTGAACATCTTTTTGAATGTGGGCAACTATCTGTTTTTGTTGTCCGATTCACTTTATGTGGCGGCGTACTGGGGGTCGATCAAGACCGCCTTCATCGCCACGGCGGTGTGTTTGCTGATTGGTTATCCAATGGCGTATGCCATGGCGCGTGCGCCGGGCCGCTGGCAGCTCATTCTGCTGCTGTTGGTCATGCTGCCATCGTGGACCTCATTTCTGATTCGGGTCTACGCCTGGATGGGCATTCTCAGCAATAGCGGCTTGATCAATAACCTGTTGATCGGTTTGGGGATCATCGACTCCCCCTTGCAGATGATGAACACCCATTTTTCGGTGATTGTAGGGATCGTCTACGCCTACCTGCCGTTCATGGTGCTGCCGCTGTATGCCCACTTGACGCGTTTGGATAACTCGCTGCTGGAAGCGGCGTCGGATCTTGGATCACGTAAATTCAACACCTTCTTGAAAGTCACGCTGCCGCTCTCGATGGGGGGCATCATCGCGGGCTCGATGCTGGTGTTCATACCGGCAGTCGGGGAGTTCGTCATTCCTGAGCTGCTGGGCGGCCCAGATACGCTGATGATTGGTAAGGTGCTGTGGGAAGAGTTCTTCCTCAACCGGGATTGGCCCGTGGCCTCGGCGCTCGCCATGGTCATGCTACTGCTGTTGCTTGTCCCTATCGTGTGGTTCCACCGTTACCAGTCACGGGAGCTTGAAGAATGA